CAGGGTGCCGACATCGAGCTGCTCATCACGGCGGCCAAGGACGCGGTGTTCCTGTCCAACCTTCCGCTCGGCGAGAAGCTGGCCCGTGCGGCCTTCGCGCACGGCGGTGGACTCGGCGCGGCCGCTCTGCTGTCCCGTGCGCTGTTGTGGCAGGGGCATCCGGTCCAGGCCGACAGCATCCTTGAGCAGTTCTCCCCCGCTGATCTCAACGAGATGGAACTCGTGCAGTGGGGTATCCCGCGGTTGTCGATCCTGTTCTGGTCCATGGGTGATGTGGCACGGGCCGATCAGGTGCTCGCACTCCTGCGGGAGCGGGTCAACCATCCCATCCTGAAGCTGATCATCGACGCGACCGGCGCAGGCATGGCCGTACACCGGAACCAGATCAGGGAGGGCCTCGAAATCGCCGAGCGAGTGCTGGCAAACCCCGAGGCACCACGGCAGGCAGTGGATTTCGCGGCCTTCGCTGCCGGCCTGTCGATGCCGTTGGTCGGCCGCGGGGCCGATTTCCTGCCGATCGCGGCGCGGTGCCGCGCCGAGCGCAAGACCACCGACGGCATGGTCCGGATCATGGTGTTCTACGGCGAGGTGCTGGCCCTGGCCTACACCGGCCAGTTGGAACTCGCGCAGCGGCGGGCCGCCGAGTACGCCGAATTCTCCTCGGCCGGCCAGTTCGCCGGCTGGGCCATCGCCAAGATCATGGAGGGTGTGGCCGCCACCCACAGTGGCCGGTTCCGCGATGCGATCCGGGCGATCGAACAGGCGCTGGCCGCACTGAACGCCGAGAGCTCCCTGCCCTGGCAGCTGCCCGGCCGGCTGCTGCTCGCCCGCGCATACGCCGGAGTCGGTGATCCCGCCGACGCCGAAAGGGTGCTCGAGGACGCCAAAGAGCACTCCGGCGAATTCATGGCACTGCACGAGCCCCTCCGGATGCTCGCCAAATCATGGCTGGCCGCCGCCAAGGGCGGGCACCGCTCGGCGATCGACCAGGCCCGGGCGGCCGCCGATGCGGCGCACTCCTCCGGCCAATTCGCGGTCGAGGCCGAGGCCCTGCACAGCGCGGCTCGCTTCGGTGACCGCAGCGTGACCCGTCGGCTCCAGGACCTCGTGGAGCGGGTGGGTGGGCCGCTGCCGGCCCTGTACGCACGGCACGCCGCCGCGGTCGCCGCAGCCGATCCCGTCGAACTGGACAAGATGGCGGTCGCGTTCGAGGAGGCCGGCCTGCTGCTCTCGGCCGCCGACTCGGCCGCCCAGGCGGTGCCCCTGCACGACAAGGCCGGACACCGCCGTAACAGCACCGAATCTGCCGCGCACGCACTGCAATTGGCGTCCAAGTGCGGCGGTGCCGCCACTCCGGCCATTCGCTCGGCCGCCCGCCCGCTACCGGTGACGGCACGGGAGCGCGAGGTGGCCGGACTGGTGGCGCAGGGACTGTCGAACCGGGACATCGCCGAACGGCTCACCGTCTCGGTCCGCACCGTGGAGGGTCACATCTACCGGGCCTGCATCAAACTCGGCGTGGCCGACCGTGACGAGCTCGCGAAGATCGTCTGGAGCGACCTGACTCAGTAGACGTCGCGCACGTACCGCTTCTCGGCGACCAGTTCCCGCTTGTAGTCGTGGGCGGCGTCGTCGGACATGCGGCCGTGGGTACGCAGGATCGTGCTCAGCGCGGCGTCGACGTCCTTGGCCATCCGGGCGGCGTCGCCGCAGACGTAGAAGTGCGCGCCGTCCTGCAGCCAGCGCCACACGTCGGCGCCGTGATCGAGCATCTTGTGCTGCACGTACACCCGGTCGGCCTGATCGCGCGAGAACGCCAGATCCAGCCGGCTCAAGAACCCGTCGGTAGCCATCTCCTCAAACTCGTCGCGATAGTAGAAATTCTGGTCACGGTGCTGATCGCCGAAGAACAACCAGTTGCGGCCGCCGTGCCCCAGCGCCCGTCGCTCCTGCAGGAACCCCCGGAACGGGGCGACGCCGGTGCCCGGACCGATCATGATCATCGGGGCGTCCGCGTCCTCGGGCGGGCGGAAATGCGGTGAGCGCTGCAGGAAGACGGGTGCGGCGGCAGCCCGATCGGCGAGGAAGGTCGAGCACACACCCGCCCGGGCCGCACCGCCGGCCCCGCGGTAGCGCACCACCGATACCGTCAGCTCGATCTCTCGCGGACTGACCAGGGGGCTCGACGAGATCGAATACTGGCGCGGGGTGAGCCGGACCAGAACTTCCTGCCACTGTTCGGGTTCGGCATGTACCGCGAACTCCGTCACGACGTCCAGGCCGTTGCGGTGGCGCAACCAATTGCTGCGCCGCTCACCGGAACTGCGCAGGATCTTGGCCGCGGACCGGTCGGTGCAGGACTCCGCGACGAACCGCAACAGATCCGGGGTGACCCGGCAGATGTCGTAGGACGCGATGAGCGCGTCACGCAGCGACTGCTCGACACCGTCGACCTCGATCACGTGGTCCGGGTCGAGCGCGGTGGCCGCCAGCCAGACGTCCACCACGGCCGGGTCGTTACCGGCGTACACCCCCAGCGAGTCGCCGACGCCATAGCTGACGTCGTAGTCGGAGATGTCGAAACCGAACCGGCGCACCTCCTTGACCGAACCCGGTGCGGTCAGCACGTCGTTGCGAACCAGAGTGGCCAGAATCGGTTTGGCCCTGGTGAATTCGTCAGGCTCGGTGGGCAGGACGGTACGAACACCCCCGCCGATGACCGCCGGGGCGGCCGCCGCACCGGTGAGCACCTCGGCGACCGCATCGGCCCAGCGCCGCAGCGGCTCGTCGTCGTGGGCCTCACACTCGGCGCGGTCGAGCAGCTTGGTGGCACCAAGATCCGCCAGCCGGCGGTCCAGGGATTTGGCGTACCCACAGAAGTTGTCGTAGGCCCGGTCACCGATACCGAGCACCGCGTACCGAATCCCGTGCAGCTGCGGGGCATTCGATGCCTGCAGCCGATTCCAGAACTCGGTGCCGTTGTCCGGTGGCCCACCGTCGCCGAATGTGCTGGTGACCAGCAGGACGTCGCGCGCCGCAGCCAGATCGGCCGGTGCGACGTCGTCCATGTTGACCAGCGAGGCCCCGAGGATCCGTCCGGCCACCCCGGCGGCGAACTCCTCGGCCGTGCCGGTTTGTGAGGCCCACAGGACCAGCGGCCCGCTCGGTACCGACCGCTCGAGCTCAGCGGCGCGCGAGTAGCGACCGGCCAGAACCCCGTTCACCCACAGCCGCACCGCGGCACCGACCGGCGCCGCTTCCGGCAACACCGGCACCCCGACGGGATGCTCCGGCAGCCCGGTGAAGAACCCGGCCAGATAGGTCTTCTCGTCCTGGCTCAGGGCCGGCTTGCGCACCGCGGCCAGGCCGATATCGGCCGCCGGCGGACGTACCGCGGGCGTGCCGTCGACCGAACGCGCCGGGCGCAGACTCACCGCACACACCTTGAATTCCGGCTGCAGCGAATCCGGGTCGACGGCGTCGTTGGTGACCGCGTTGACGGTGAGGTACTCCCCGTGTTCGTCGTTCCAGTGAAATGGCGCGAAACAGGTGCCCGGCCGCACCCGCTCCGACAGCGTGGCGGGCAGCACCGCGCGGCCGCGCCGCGAGGTCAACTCGACCGGCTGGCCCTCCACGATGTCAAGATCCAGCGCATCCACCGGATGAATCTCGACGAACGGGGCCGGGTTGAGCTTGTTGAGCTTGTCCACCTTGCCGGTCTTGGTCATGGTGTGCCATTGATGTTGCAGCCGACCGGTGTTCAGCACCATCGGATAGTCGTCGTCGGGCAGTTCGGCGGCGTCCATGTGCGGCCGCGCATGGAACACCGCGCGCCGCGACGGCGTCGCGAAGGCCAGCCGGGGACGGCGCCCGTCGGTGTCGACGAACTCCTCCTGACTGACGCCGTCGTTGAGGTACCGGATGGGATGGCGGTCATCCTCGCCGGCAGGCGCATCGACGGGCGGGACCGGCCACTGCAACGGTGTCCGGCGCAGGCGTTCGTAGCTGGCGCCGCGTAGGTCATAACCGGTCTTCGGGTTGGCGAAGCCGCGGATCTCGGCGAAGATCTCCTCTGCCGACGAGTAATCGAAATCGTCGGCGAAACCGAGCTGTGCAGCGACCTGGCAGATGAGCAGCCAGTCCGGCCGGGCCTGGCCCAGGGGGCTCACGGACGGCGACAGCAGGGTCAGGTTGCGCTCCGAATTGACCATGACGCCTTCGGATTCCGCCCACAACGCGGCAGGCAGCAGGATGTCGGCGTAGTGATTGGTCGCGGTGTCACGGTAGGCGTCCTGCACGATCACCAGCTCGGCGGCTTCCAGACCGTTGATCACCGTCTTCCGGTTAGCCACGCTGGCAACGGGATTGGTACAGATGATCCAGCAGGCCTTGATGTCGCCCGCGGCCATCTGCTCGAACATACCGATCGTCCCCGGGCCCACCTCGGCGCGGATGGCGCCGGGCTCCAGGCCCCACTCGGTTTCCACGAATGTCCGGTCGTCGGCGGCGAGCACGGTCCGCTGGCCCGGCAGACCCGGCCCCATGTAACCCATTTCGCGTCCGCCCATGGCGTTGGGCTGCCCGGTCAACGACATCGGGCCACTGCCCGGACGGCAGATCGCCCCGGTGGCCAGATGCAGATTGCAGATCGCGTTGGTGTTCCACGTCCCGTGCGTGCTCTGGTTGAGCCCCATCGTCCAGCAGCTCATCCACTCCCCGGCCTCGGCGATCATGGCCGCGGCGGTACGGATGTCGGCCTCCGGGATACCCGTGATCGAGGCGACGCGGTCCGGCGGGTAGTCGGCCAGAAACTCCGGCATCGCCTCCCACCCCGTGGTGTGCTCGGCGATGAACTGATGATCGATCGCACCGGTCATCACGAGCAGGTGCAGCAGGCCGTTGAGCAGCGCCAGATCTGTGCCCGGCTTGATCTGCAGGAACAGGTCGGCCCGGTCGGCGGTCGCGGTTCGGCGCGGATCCACCACGATCAGTTTGGCACCCGCCTTGAGCCGGTCGGCCATGCGGAGGAACAGGATCGGGTGACAGTCGGCCATGTTCGACCCGGTGACGAAGAACAGGTCGGCGCGGTCGAAGTCGGTGTAGGAGCCGGGCGGACCGTCGGCGCCGAGGGATTGTTTGAACCCGGTGCCCGCGCTGGCCAT
The genomic region above belongs to Mycolicibacterium sp. HK-90 and contains:
- a CDS encoding LuxR family transcriptional regulator, yielding MPGQWQLLDRPAEHEAIRAALSGPDSCGVVLVGAAGVGKTTLARTVTASLSRKVHWTACTESSRSIPLGAFAHWVSSSGSRDPIALIGSARESLVADGDTIVGIDDAHLLDQLSATLLHQIAVERSGHVVATVRSGEPVPDAVTSLWKDGYLQRFELSPFTKQQSIALIETVLGGTLEGLSADVMWETSGGNPLFLRNMVEGAVDAGALAEVNGVWQFRGPTVIPSGLVELLDERLAHAGEDVLHALKLLALCEPLDIDALAELAGEDAVDAAEMRGLIRIVADDGQINARFSHPLFGEVVRRRVGTASARKLRGRIAKILHERNLDSPASRIKLAELAIESDQGADIELLITAAKDAVFLSNLPLGEKLARAAFAHGGGLGAAALLSRALLWQGHPVQADSILEQFSPADLNEMELVQWGIPRLSILFWSMGDVARADQVLALLRERVNHPILKLIIDATGAGMAVHRNQIREGLEIAERVLANPEAPRQAVDFAAFAAGLSMPLVGRGADFLPIAARCRAERKTTDGMVRIMVFYGEVLALAYTGQLELAQRRAAEYAEFSSAGQFAGWAIAKIMEGVAATHSGRFRDAIRAIEQALAALNAESSLPWQLPGRLLLARAYAGVGDPADAERVLEDAKEHSGEFMALHEPLRMLAKSWLAAAKGGHRSAIDQARAAADAAHSSGQFAVEAEALHSAARFGDRSVTRRLQDLVERVGGPLPALYARHAAAVAAADPVELDKMAVAFEEAGLLLSAADSAAQAVPLHDKAGHRRNSTESAAHALQLASKCGGAATPAIRSAARPLPVTAREREVAGLVAQGLSNRDIAERLTVSVRTVEGHIYRACIKLGVADRDELAKIVWSDLTQ
- a CDS encoding bifunctional nitrate reductase/sulfite reductase flavoprotein subunit alpha, with the translated sequence MADGAEPGTTQRTACSYCGVGCGIEVTTRDDGGRTVIARVSGDKLHPTNFGRLCTKGAMHAEMMAADDDRLKSALLRPTRDDELLPTPVDDAVAEAGRRLRAIVDEHGPDAVALYVSGQMTLEAQYLATKLAKGFLRTVHIESNSRLCMASAGTGFKQSLGADGPPGSYTDFDRADLFFVTGSNMADCHPILFLRMADRLKAGAKLIVVDPRRTATADRADLFLQIKPGTDLALLNGLLHLLVMTGAIDHQFIAEHTTGWEAMPEFLADYPPDRVASITGIPEADIRTAAAMIAEAGEWMSCWTMGLNQSTHGTWNTNAICNLHLATGAICRPGSGPMSLTGQPNAMGGREMGYMGPGLPGQRTVLAADDRTFVETEWGLEPGAIRAEVGPGTIGMFEQMAAGDIKACWIICTNPVASVANRKTVINGLEAAELVIVQDAYRDTATNHYADILLPAALWAESEGVMVNSERNLTLLSPSVSPLGQARPDWLLICQVAAQLGFADDFDYSSAEEIFAEIRGFANPKTGYDLRGASYERLRRTPLQWPVPPVDAPAGEDDRHPIRYLNDGVSQEEFVDTDGRRPRLAFATPSRRAVFHARPHMDAAELPDDDYPMVLNTGRLQHQWHTMTKTGKVDKLNKLNPAPFVEIHPVDALDLDIVEGQPVELTSRRGRAVLPATLSERVRPGTCFAPFHWNDEHGEYLTVNAVTNDAVDPDSLQPEFKVCAVSLRPARSVDGTPAVRPPAADIGLAAVRKPALSQDEKTYLAGFFTGLPEHPVGVPVLPEAAPVGAAVRLWVNGVLAGRYSRAAELERSVPSGPLVLWASQTGTAEEFAAGVAGRILGASLVNMDDVAPADLAAARDVLLVTSTFGDGGPPDNGTEFWNRLQASNAPQLHGIRYAVLGIGDRAYDNFCGYAKSLDRRLADLGATKLLDRAECEAHDDEPLRRWADAVAEVLTGAAAAPAVIGGGVRTVLPTEPDEFTRAKPILATLVRNDVLTAPGSVKEVRRFGFDISDYDVSYGVGDSLGVYAGNDPAVVDVWLAATALDPDHVIEVDGVEQSLRDALIASYDICRVTPDLLRFVAESCTDRSAAKILRSSGERRSNWLRHRNGLDVVTEFAVHAEPEQWQEVLVRLTPRQYSISSSPLVSPREIELTVSVVRYRGAGGAARAGVCSTFLADRAAAAPVFLQRSPHFRPPEDADAPMIMIGPGTGVAPFRGFLQERRALGHGGRNWLFFGDQHRDQNFYYRDEFEEMATDGFLSRLDLAFSRDQADRVYVQHKMLDHGADVWRWLQDGAHFYVCGDAARMAKDVDAALSTILRTHGRMSDDAAHDYKRELVAEKRYVRDVY